Proteins encoded in a region of the Sphingopyxis sp. OAS728 genome:
- a CDS encoding metallophosphoesterase family protein, which yields MTRLFHISDLHFGLEDRAALGWFTDCVRAERPDAVLITGDLTMRARSREFAAACDWIGALDVKVTVEVGNHDLPYFNPIERFFYPYRRIRGIERLVERELDLAGVAVVPLKTTARAQWRLDWSKGWVTRHALEKTLAAIDALPRGTTVLVTAHHPLVEAGTKGRALTRGGERALAALAERGIAAVLTGHVHDAFDLVKDTPAGPVRMIGAGTLSQRIRSTPPSFNDLTVEGAAIDVRVRNLEQVPTPDMQIDDVPPDALPPRDPGEPVAPVGAVPPVDPPVH from the coding sequence TCGGCTGGTTCACCGATTGCGTCCGGGCGGAACGCCCCGATGCGGTGCTGATCACCGGCGACCTTACAATGCGTGCTCGCAGCCGTGAATTTGCCGCGGCGTGCGACTGGATCGGTGCGCTCGACGTCAAGGTGACGGTCGAGGTCGGCAACCATGATCTGCCCTATTTCAATCCCATCGAGCGCTTCTTCTATCCCTATCGCCGTATTCGCGGGATTGAACGGCTCGTCGAACGCGAGCTCGACCTTGCGGGTGTCGCGGTGGTGCCGCTCAAGACCACCGCGCGCGCGCAATGGCGGCTCGACTGGTCAAAAGGTTGGGTGACACGTCACGCGCTGGAAAAGACGCTCGCGGCGATCGACGCGCTGCCTCGGGGCACGACGGTGCTCGTCACCGCGCACCACCCGCTGGTCGAAGCGGGCACGAAGGGCCGCGCGCTGACGCGCGGCGGCGAACGCGCGCTCGCGGCGCTGGCGGAACGCGGCATTGCAGCGGTGCTCACTGGGCATGTCCATGATGCCTTCGATCTGGTGAAGGACACACCGGCCGGTCCTGTCCGCATGATCGGCGCGGGAACGCTGTCGCAACGCATCCGCTCGACCCCGCCCAGCTTCAACGACCTCACCGTCGAGGGCGCAGCGATCGACGTGCGCGTGCGCAACCTCGAACAGGTTCCAACCCCCGACATGCAGATCGACGATGTGCCGCCCGACGCGCTGCCGCCGCGCGACCCCGGCGAGCCGGTCGCGCCCGTCGGGGCGGTGCCTCCGGTTGATCCACCGGTGCATTGA